In Euphorbia lathyris chromosome 10, ddEupLath1.1, whole genome shotgun sequence, the DNA window AATCTAGTCGGGAATTAGAATAAGTATTACTAGAAATAATTAACTGTCTAATTCTAATGGCATAAGAAAGCCTAACATATAAAAAGAGGGTTAAGCTAAAGCTAAAGACGACAATCTCTCTCTCAGCGAGACTTCGTTCTTAGATTGTGGTTCActtatttttctttctaaatATAGTTTTAGCGTGGAAAAATCGATTAGTGATAGAAAGTCGTGGTTCTACAGTGATTCTCCCACTGCCTACTCAAATTTAATAAAAGCTTCAAAATGTATGCTTCAAACCCGTACTTGAATTCATTTGATTATTTGGATAGTAAAATCCTTCAAAATACAAATTACTATTTTCAATATACAAGCATCTTACGCAACTAACCTCTATAAATCGAATCCTGATGCAtgctaatttttattattattatagatAAAAACAGCATATTTAATCccttaaactttttttttagtatACCCCAATTTTTACGGTTTTAAAGGCTAGGTTAGCCCCTTATTATTAAGTTTTACACATCCTGAGCCCTTTATAAAGCCTCGTGACTTCAtccttaaaattataaaatttaagattTAGGTCCTCTTTGgtaattagctgttagctgattacattaatTGTTAGTTGATTACGTTTTTGGTTAGTTGATTTAACTAGCGGATTGTTAGaatttgtttggtaaaactattagctgattgctaatagctgtttgtgtaaaatgacaaataaagacatggtaaaatatttatttggaattaaagagtattaattaggggtaaaaatgtccATAAAAAGAGAtgagctaattgaaaaagctcataaaataagctttttcaaaattagcttttcggatccaataagctctttcaaatctttcttcaccaaacaccactattagaggtttgactagttaaaacctctaaagtgtttcaaacctctaattttactccaaactTTTTAGTAAACAAGGccttaattttaaaaaagataaataaagacATAATCCTTAAAATCATTTAAATTGAGGCTTAATTTATCATTTGCTCTGCAGAGACTTCTACGGTGGACCGGATCCAATGGACCCAACCAATTAAAAAACAGAATCATGCTACCTCATTGGGAGATGATTGGTGTAAGAAAAGAATTTATCACGTTTCTATTGGCAAGGTCCAATGGACCAGAACCACCGTAAAATTTCTTGCTTTGCCGTCTTAAACTCCTTTTCCATTTAAAGAACTATGCTTTATAGATGGGGGAAGAGgaacaataattaattagagatcACACTTGAATAAACTCTTATGGATTATTACTAATTCGATTGAAACACACAcatgtaaattacaaaaatcaaTTTAAACAACAAtccaacagaaaaaaaaaaaaaaaaatacatataaaataataagaaGCATCTGACTGAAGCTGAATAAGAATCAAACATAGATCACATAACTAGTAGTTAATAATTTATGGAGCAGCAGCAGCAGTTGAGTGAGGTGGTTTTATATCCTCAGGCAAAGTTGGAATATGAGGCAATTCAGGCTTTGCTAGCTCAGGAACTTTGGGCAGTTCAGGCTTTGGCAACTCGGGAACTTTAGGCAGTTCAGGTTTTGGTATCTCTGGTGATTTGGGCAGTTCAGGCTTTGGCAGCTCGGGAACTTTTGGCAGTTCAGGTTTTGGCATCTCTGGCAAATTGGGCAGTTCAGGCTTTGGCATCTCTGGCAATTTGGGCAGTTCAGGCTTTGGCAACTCGGGAACTTTTGGCAGTTCAGGCTTTGGCAATTCAGGCAGTTTAGGCAATTCAGGCTTTGACAATTCTGGAATTTTGGGCAATTCAGGCAGCTTGGGAAGCTGAGGTAACTCCAAAAGGTTCCTTGCTTGAACCTGGATTTTGCAGCTCATTAATGACAGACTGATCACCAACAATATTGGAAAAATAACAATGGATGAGATGCCAAGATTAGCCATAGTTATAAACCAAAAAAATGAGCAAGTTTACTATATAAGACTTGTTAGAGGAACTTTTAGTGATTTCTACTTGTGGTTTAGTTTTGAGATTCAGATGAAGTTTTTATAGGTTTTAATATTGGTTAATTAGTTCAACTACTTAGCTGAATTATGGTTTTTTTATAAGCTAAGAAGGTCTGAGTCATAGGATGGTGGCTTGCATTTGCATGTTTTCTTGCTTGCTGCCACCAAATTATTTGTATTATTCATTGtgtagctatatatatatatataatgataatttatattgttattatttGTTTAGTTTGAGGCTTAAAAATATAATGGAGGGATGAAGTTTAAAATAACAAGTAATATGTTTTCATATTGTACTCCGTGAGATCTTTCCAACAGTATATTATACGTATAAAGTTGGATTAAAATACATCGTCCCACtgagaaaattcaaattcagtcggattgtctcgtcatagtcaagaCAATTCAAATGAGTTTAAAAGGTTATTCGTATTTAGTTGATATTATTTCTGATTCTATTCATTTCTTACGAGATTTAGAGTTGTGCTCTATCTGTTCAACGAATTCGGCTGCCGATGCTCTAACAAAAACGTTCAATTCTGTGTCTGTTCAAGGTAAGTGGGTATATCTACCACCATTTCTTAGGAATATTATTTAatctgatttaagttaataaaacttggcattattttaaaaaaaaaaaaaactaataaacaAACTAAAAGGCTTTTTAATGCTAGGAGGGATATAAATCAAATCCCAATAGGCTTGGGGGCATACCCGCACACATCATGGGCGATCAAAATGGACCCTTTTCAGTCGTTTTCCACCTCAACAATTAGAATGTCTATTTGAATTCTGAATAGTGGTTAGaggaaaataaaaacgtcaatcACATTAATGGAACtatttttgttattaatttcCAAAACTTTTTTCTTCCACAACTCTTATTTGAATGatattctttctcattttcaaatGATACAGAGTTATTGTTGGGCTTTAGGTCcaatttgaatttttgaaaaaacccaaattttaatctttaaagaGAGTTAGAAGAGTAAGGGATCCCACATTGCTTAGGAAGCACTTTGTGGTGATATTCATAAAGAAGATCCTCACACATTTGGGTGCGCCCTAAGGGATACCCTACTTTCGTGAATGAGTGAAGACATACTTGATGCTTGACCACCATATGTGTCGCTGTCCGTCTAGGCCGGATTGGTGTGGTGTAAActccataatttttttattgaaaaaataataatattttatattattattttaataaattcggaataaaatattttttaattaactaaatatttttttctctaacGTCTCTTTTGATATGGTCTTTCTGAACCAGTTATTCCAGTTCCTCACTACCCTGATTTCACTCCCTCTTTCGTCTCCACTAAATCAGAGCACAATAGctcttttttcttgtataaatatCTGTTGTGATTGTCATTTCAAACGCACTGAATACAATACTTCCTCTGTAATTTTCGAAACTGAGCAGTAAAGAGTGTAGATAGAAACGAGTTCATATTGTGCAATACGAACTCATATTACGAGTGGACtattttatcctggaggcgactAGATTTTTGATCTGCATGCACTTTTCTGGCAGtcccgcgaacgtcttaaagaaagcgacttagtccgcgactctgcccattatTTTGTTCGGTCTTTTTCTGTGTTTCTCAATTCTGATTCCAACAATTTTAAGACAATTCATTAGTACTGCTATGGCCACCGAACAATCTAATGGGATTGCTGAAATCAACAAGTCATTCCGGTTTGAGGGAGCTCACTTCCGAAGGTGGAGACATAAAATGCTCTTCTATCTTACCATAAAAAGTTGTATCGATTCTTACATCTGAGAAGCCTACTTTTCCTGAAGAAGCTATTGAGGTAGAGCTTCGTCTTGCTGAAAAATGGACAGAAACAAACTTTCTGTGTAAGAACTACATTCTAAATGGGTTGATAGATGACATGTATGATTACTACACTGTTGAAGATAAAACTACGAAAGAGATATGGGAAGCTTTGCAAAGGAAGTATGACACAGAGGAGGCTGGATCAAAAAAATATGTTGCCAGGCGCTACCTCAAATTTCAGACGACTTATGACAAATCAGTGGAGGTTCAATCTCACGAACTCCAAAAAATTGCACATGAAATTATCTCAAAAGGTATGCCTCTTAATGATCAATTTCAAGTTGTTGTAATTATTGACAAACTGTCTCATTCttggaaagattttaaaaatattttgaggcacaaaacaaaagaattttctATGTAAAGTCTGATTACTCGCCTCCGTATTGAGGGGGAAGCCTGAAAACAATACCTTGAAGAAGAAATGCTTAGTCTCGAATAACACCAAAAAATCCACTTTTGCTCTGAAACCCATTcaaaatttttttaagaatcagAACCGCAAACCAAACCAAAACCGCAATACTCGAGTTAATCTGAATTGGAACCTGCAAAGGAACCAAAATAGACCACAACAACAACCACCTAAGAATAATGCTGATTTCTTCTGTTTTAATTGTGGAAAAACAGGCCATATGGCACGTAAGTGCAGGAACATGCCAAGCAGTACTCCTAGTATTAGCCTGACtgaagaacaaaaaaaattgttgcaATGATTTTTGAGATCAACCTCATAGGCGGATCATCCAGAAACGAGGAGTTCCACCGCACACCGAATACTAGGTGAAGTGGAAGAATCTACCTGATGAGGAAGCGAGCTGGGAAAAGGAAAATGTCTTATGCCAGTTCACCGACCTTATTTAACGATATAAGGATGAAGGCGCGATAAGGACGTCGTGAAATTGAGTGGGGGAGGGAGTTATGTAACAATAGAAGCAAACTTTTGTTGCCTTTGAAGATGAGCCTTGGGCTTGAAATAGGCTAACGAAGCAAAACATACCAGTTTGGGTGTCAACTGGCAGGAATTGGCCCAAAAAACCTCAAATTAGGCCTACTGGCGAGAAATGGGCTCGTGGGAAAATGGACAGGCCCAGTGGAACCTCGGGTTGGGCAGGCTGGCTAGTCAACTGGATCCAGAACATACTAGAAGCTTTTGGAAAACTGGCTGGACGGGGTGAAGTTTCCTGACAACACCAAGGAGGATTCTAGGAGGTCCTAGGCAAAGATATTTTGCATGGAAAAAGTCTAGATACTAATTTATAACCACATGTTGTAAATAATCTTGTATAGTTCATAGATTAATCTAGAGAGTAAATCTAGACTACATGTTAAGGAGGTGCCTCAACTATAAATAGGCAACACTCCTCATTTGTATCACAGAATCCGTTGCATTACTTCAAAGCAATACAAAGTTATTCTTTGTAAACTA includes these proteins:
- the LOC136209340 gene encoding protein PELPK1-like — encoded protein: MANLGISSIVIFPILLVISLSLMSCKIQVQARNLLELPQLPKLPELPKIPELSKPELPKLPELPKPELPKVPELPKPELPKLPEMPKPELPNLPEMPKPELPKVPELPKPELPKSPEIPKPELPKVPELPKPELPKVPELAKPELPHIPTLPEDIKPPHSTAAAAP